A genomic region of Christiangramia sp. OXR-203 contains the following coding sequences:
- the pseG gene encoding UDP-2,4-diacetamido-2,4,6-trideoxy-beta-L-altropyranose hydrolase, whose protein sequence is MKNRVYIRADGNPKIGLGHIVRCHALAKMLEGSFDVSFVTKSIPTDIEATFITEGFSVIRIAKEAEFFNLLTGDEIVVLDHYDLDSTYQKRIKKAGSKLVCIDDLHDKEFYADLIINHSPGITPDNYLAQPYTKFALGPAYALLRPAFLQATRIEKKIEQVKHVLICFGGSDFKNLTKSVLEVIAENVLVKTITVILGSAYIHRESLKDVRQKNPNINILSSLSEKEMLYEIRKADLAIIPSSGILLEVLAGGAIPLICYYAENQKKLFDYFECRDLLPTFEAGKFDGNELSTVIADIQNNKIKLDEIPFRKEIRNAADNNLKKIKNLVDE, encoded by the coding sequence ATGAAAAATAGGGTATATATAAGAGCTGATGGAAACCCAAAGATTGGATTGGGACATATTGTAAGATGCCATGCATTAGCAAAAATGCTAGAAGGTTCCTTTGATGTATCATTCGTAACTAAATCCATTCCAACTGATATTGAAGCCACTTTTATTACCGAAGGTTTTTCAGTAATTAGAATCGCAAAAGAAGCTGAGTTTTTCAATCTTCTCACAGGTGATGAAATTGTAGTACTGGATCATTACGATTTGGATTCTACTTATCAGAAAAGAATTAAAAAAGCTGGTAGCAAATTGGTCTGTATAGACGATTTGCATGATAAAGAATTTTATGCTGATTTAATAATAAATCATTCACCAGGAATTACTCCAGATAATTATCTAGCACAACCATACACGAAATTTGCTTTAGGCCCGGCATATGCTTTACTACGGCCAGCCTTTCTTCAAGCTACTAGAATTGAAAAAAAAATTGAACAAGTTAAACATGTATTAATTTGTTTTGGAGGTTCAGATTTTAAAAATCTTACAAAATCTGTTTTGGAAGTAATTGCTGAAAATGTTTTGGTAAAAACGATTACGGTAATATTAGGTTCTGCCTATATTCACCGGGAATCATTAAAGGATGTGAGGCAGAAGAACCCGAATATTAATATTTTGTCTTCATTGAGTGAGAAAGAAATGCTTTATGAAATAAGAAAAGCCGATCTTGCCATAATACCATCTAGTGGTATATTACTGGAGGTGCTTGCAGGAGGTGCAATTCCTTTAATTTGCTATTATGCAGAAAATCAAAAAAAATTATTTGATTATTTCGAGTGTAGAGATCTCTTGCCGACGTTTGAGGCTGGCAAATTTGACGGAAATGAATTAAGTACTGTTATTGCAGACATTCAAAACAATAAGATTAAATTAGATGAAATACCATTTCGTAAGGAAATCAGAAATGCTGCTGATAACAATTTAAAAAAAATTAAAAATTTGGTCGATGAGTGA
- the pseI gene encoding pseudaminic acid synthase, which yields MKIKNFNIDHKSPVFIIAELSANHNGSLNTAIETIRAAKRAGADAIKLQTYTADTMTLDVHKPDFMLSQGTIWDGKYLHDLYKEAYTPWEWHKRLFEVAEEEDLICFSSPFDSTAVELLEELNVPAYKIASFEITDIPLIELVASKGKPVIISTGIADSKDIELALDACKRRGNDQIILLKCTSSYPAPIEEANMIMVKDLAQRYNVLSGLSDHTMGSTVPIVSTVMGAKVIEKHFILDKSIGGPDASFSMDEKEFTEMVKGVREAEKAIGKVDYSLTEKQKKGREFSRSLYVAEDIAKGEKITEKNIRAIRPGYGLHPKYYSDILGKSVMEDLEKGTALSLNHFA from the coding sequence ATGAAAATTAAAAATTTTAATATCGATCATAAAAGTCCTGTATTCATTATAGCAGAACTTTCTGCTAATCATAATGGTAGTCTTAATACGGCTATAGAAACTATAAGGGCTGCAAAAAGGGCAGGTGCAGATGCTATTAAACTTCAGACATATACCGCAGATACAATGACCCTTGATGTGCATAAACCAGATTTCATGTTAAGCCAGGGGACTATTTGGGATGGTAAATATCTCCACGATCTTTATAAAGAGGCTTATACACCCTGGGAATGGCACAAGCGTTTGTTTGAAGTTGCTGAGGAAGAAGATTTAATTTGCTTTTCCTCACCATTCGATTCTACGGCAGTAGAATTGCTTGAAGAACTGAATGTGCCAGCCTACAAAATAGCGTCCTTTGAAATAACAGATATTCCATTAATAGAACTTGTAGCTTCAAAAGGAAAACCGGTTATTATATCCACAGGTATAGCAGATTCTAAAGATATCGAGTTGGCTTTGGATGCCTGTAAAAGAAGGGGAAATGACCAGATAATACTTTTAAAATGTACCTCATCCTACCCTGCTCCTATAGAAGAAGCCAATATGATTATGGTAAAAGATCTCGCTCAGCGGTATAATGTCCTTTCTGGTTTGTCTGACCATACAATGGGGTCTACTGTCCCTATTGTTTCTACAGTGATGGGAGCTAAAGTAATTGAAAAGCACTTTATATTAGATAAAAGCATTGGGGGTCCTGATGCTTCTTTTTCCATGGATGAAAAAGAATTTACAGAAATGGTGAAAGGTGTTAGAGAAGCTGAAAAGGCAATAGGTAAGGTAGATTATAGTTTAACAGAGAAACAGAAAAAAGGTAGGGAATTTTCTCGTTCCCTTTATGTCGCTGAGGATATTGCCAAAGGCGAAAAAATAACTGAAAAAAATATAAGAGCGATAAGACCTGGGTACGGATTACATCCGAAGTATTATAGTGACATTCTTGGGAAATCAGTTATGGAAGATCTTGAAAAAGGAACAGCATTATCATTAAATCATTTCGCTTAG
- a CDS encoding MaoC family dehydratase, whose amino-acid sequence MKFKLGDKACLSKKFSERDVLNFSSTSGDENPIHFDEDYAARSRFGQRIVQGPMVTSLIGGILGSKIPGPGTIYLSQETSFKQAVFIDQEVTAWAEIINIREDKPIITLRTWVENDKNDVVIDGKAVVFFLEKID is encoded by the coding sequence ATGAAATTTAAATTAGGAGATAAAGCTTGTTTATCTAAAAAATTTTCAGAACGTGACGTTTTAAATTTTTCATCTACCTCGGGGGATGAAAATCCTATCCATTTTGATGAGGATTATGCCGCAAGAAGTAGGTTTGGACAGAGAATTGTTCAAGGCCCTATGGTGACTTCACTAATTGGAGGAATCCTAGGCAGTAAAATTCCTGGACCGGGAACCATTTATTTGAGCCAGGAGACTTCTTTTAAGCAAGCTGTATTTATAGATCAGGAAGTAACGGCATGGGCGGAGATAATTAATATCAGAGAGGATAAACCAATCATAACCTTGAGAACATGGGTAGAGAATGATAAGAATGATGTTGTGATAGATGGTAAGGCTGTGGTCTTTTTTTTAGAGAAAATTGATTAA
- the pseH gene encoding UDP-4-amino-4,6-dideoxy-N-acetyl-beta-L-altrosamine N-acetyltransferase, with protein MSDVNFIEINEGDLETIRKWRNSSEVGKYMYTDNVISSDQQKNWFEKISLEENSRYWMIEYQGKKLGLVYIIDIDTYNSKCYWGFYLGDTSIRGEGIGKKVEFKLLNYVFDDLELNKLCGEVLNFNKRVLEMHSKFGFKEEGLLRQHVKKNSEFIDVTTIGLLKDEWKDIKDDIYHKIYRPIL; from the coding sequence ATGAGTGATGTTAATTTTATTGAAATAAATGAAGGAGATCTTGAAACAATTAGAAAGTGGAGAAATTCTTCTGAGGTAGGCAAATATATGTACACCGATAATGTAATATCTTCAGATCAGCAAAAGAACTGGTTCGAAAAAATTTCTTTAGAAGAAAATAGCAGATATTGGATGATTGAATATCAGGGGAAAAAACTTGGATTGGTATATATTATTGATATTGATACTTATAACAGCAAATGCTATTGGGGCTTTTACCTTGGAGATACATCTATAAGGGGTGAAGGTATAGGAAAAAAAGTAGAATTTAAACTGCTTAATTATGTATTTGATGACTTAGAGTTGAATAAACTCTGTGGAGAAGTATTAAATTTTAATAAAAGAGTTCTGGAAATGCATTCTAAATTTGGTTTCAAGGAGGAGGGGCTCTTAAGGCAGCATGTCAAAAAAAATAGTGAATTTATAGATGTTACCACAATTGGACTTCTGAAAGATGAATGGAAAGATATTAAAGATGATATCTATCATAAGATTTATAGACCAATTTTATAG
- the pseC gene encoding UDP-4-amino-4,6-dideoxy-N-acetyl-beta-L-altrosamine transaminase, with protein MNHPIPYGRQNITEEDIEVVIETLKSDYLTQGPRIAEFEESFAAYVESKYAVAVSNGTAALHLCAMSLNIQTGDKVITTPITFAASANCIRYCGGEVVFADINPETYLLDINNVRDLLESAPKGTYKGIIPVDFAGRAVNLEGFKKLANEHDLWIIEDSCHAPGGFFVDSKGNKQLCGNGKFADLAIFSFHPVKHIACGEGGMITTNDKDLYEKLLKLRTHGITKNEDAFENSIEFAGGTAEDNTFPNWYMEMQELGYNYRLTDFQAALGSSQLKRADEGLEKRRFLADRYNKAFADKNFIKGQSGVIEGHAYHLYVLEVIDRLGLYNYLRENKIFAQIHYIPCHLMPYYRDLGWKTGDLAKSEEYYRNCISLPMYPTLTENEQNFVIDKINKFYEA; from the coding sequence ATGAATCATCCTATTCCATACGGCCGACAAAATATTACAGAAGAAGATATTGAAGTTGTAATTGAAACTCTAAAATCAGATTATCTTACCCAAGGGCCTAGAATAGCTGAATTTGAAGAATCCTTTGCCGCTTATGTAGAAAGTAAATATGCAGTTGCGGTTTCTAATGGGACTGCAGCTCTTCATCTTTGTGCCATGTCTCTAAACATTCAAACAGGAGATAAAGTCATAACTACACCAATAACTTTTGCTGCCTCAGCAAATTGTATAAGATATTGTGGCGGCGAAGTAGTATTTGCAGATATAAATCCAGAAACATATTTACTGGATATAAATAATGTTAGGGATTTATTGGAAAGTGCCCCTAAAGGTACTTATAAAGGAATAATACCTGTCGATTTTGCCGGTAGAGCAGTTAATTTAGAGGGATTTAAGAAGCTTGCAAATGAGCATGATCTATGGATCATTGAAGATTCATGTCATGCGCCTGGAGGGTTCTTTGTGGATTCCAAAGGAAATAAACAGTTATGTGGTAATGGGAAATTTGCCGATCTGGCTATCTTCTCCTTCCATCCGGTAAAACATATTGCCTGTGGAGAAGGTGGGATGATTACTACAAACGATAAGGATTTATATGAAAAACTTTTAAAATTACGAACTCATGGTATTACCAAGAATGAAGATGCTTTCGAGAATTCTATAGAATTTGCAGGAGGTACTGCAGAGGACAACACTTTTCCAAACTGGTATATGGAAATGCAGGAATTGGGATACAATTATAGATTAACCGATTTTCAGGCAGCACTCGGAAGCAGTCAGTTAAAACGTGCTGATGAGGGACTTGAGAAGCGTAGATTTCTGGCTGATAGATATAATAAAGCTTTTGCTGATAAAAATTTCATCAAAGGACAATCTGGTGTAATAGAGGGGCATGCATACCATTTATATGTTCTTGAAGTAATTGATAGACTTGGTTTATATAACTACCTGAGAGAAAATAAAATTTTTGCGCAAATTCATTATATCCCTTGTCATTTAATGCCGTATTACCGTGATTTAGGTTGGAAAACAGGAGATTTGGCTAAATCTGAAGAATATTATCGAAATTGTATTAGTTTGCCTATGTATCCAACTCTAACAGAGAATGAACAGAATTTTGTGATAGATAAGATCAACAAGTTTTATGAAGCTTAA
- a CDS encoding PIG-L family deacetylase yields MLESLRNKRILVFVAHPDDELLGVGATMHKLIHEYDCKVRAVILGEGITSRSDSRDAAKWSDELKIHRDNIESARSAIGYESVGIYDFPDNRFDTVALLDIIKVVEKEKTAFQPEIVFTHHLGDVNIDHQRTFEAVLTAIRPLKEEKVHTLISFETPSGTEWRAPTDPKHFVPNMFIEVSKSNLEAKIKGMESYEFEKRKYPHPRSPEALKILAQRWGIVAGKEFAEAFSIVRLIN; encoded by the coding sequence ATGTTAGAATCATTAAGAAATAAAAGAATATTAGTTTTTGTTGCACATCCCGATGACGAATTATTAGGTGTTGGAGCAACAATGCATAAGCTAATTCATGAGTATGATTGCAAAGTAAGAGCAGTTATTTTAGGGGAAGGGATTACTTCAAGATCTGATAGTAGAGATGCCGCTAAGTGGTCGGATGAGTTGAAAATTCATAGGGATAATATTGAGAGTGCGCGTTCTGCTATAGGTTATGAATCAGTAGGGATATACGATTTTCCGGATAATAGATTTGATACGGTGGCTTTATTGGATATAATTAAAGTGGTTGAGAAAGAAAAAACAGCTTTCCAGCCTGAAATTGTATTTACCCATCATTTGGGAGATGTAAATATTGATCATCAAAGAACTTTTGAGGCTGTATTAACAGCAATAAGACCTCTTAAAGAAGAAAAAGTTCATACACTAATTTCTTTTGAGACACCTTCAGGTACTGAATGGAGAGCACCTACAGATCCAAAGCATTTTGTGCCAAATATGTTTATTGAAGTCTCCAAGAGTAATCTGGAAGCCAAAATAAAAGGAATGGAGAGCTACGAATTTGAAAAAAGGAAATACCCTCATCCCAGATCACCTGAAGCTCTAAAAATTCTGGCTCAACGCTGGGGTATAGTTGCGGGTAAAGAATTTGCCGAAGCTTTTTCCATTGTGAGATTAATTAATTAA
- a CDS encoding GNAT family N-acetyltransferase — MRPIKDEDCTLLFKWANDEDVRENSLDSRKIKWKQHKSWFNQKLTSSFSKIFILEYNDLPVGQIRYDLNANGIWDIDYSIDKNYRGLGFGRKMVELSLHKITGEKRAVVQSNNIASRKVFEHLGFEISKSDDEIIEYLYK; from the coding sequence TTGAGACCAATAAAGGATGAGGATTGTACTTTGTTATTTAAATGGGCTAACGACGAGGATGTCCGAGAAAACTCGCTAGATAGCCGAAAAATAAAATGGAAGCAGCACAAATCCTGGTTTAATCAAAAACTTACTAGTTCTTTTTCTAAAATCTTTATACTTGAATACAATGATTTACCTGTAGGTCAAATTCGATATGACTTAAACGCTAACGGAATTTGGGATATAGATTATTCAATTGATAAAAATTATAGAGGCCTAGGTTTCGGTAGGAAGATGGTTGAACTTAGTTTACATAAAATTACCGGCGAAAAAAGAGCAGTGGTGCAATCAAACAATATTGCTTCCCGTAAAGTTTTTGAACACTTGGGGTTTGAAATTAGTAAAAGTGATGATGAAATAATTGAATACCTTTATAAATGA
- a CDS encoding acylneuraminate cytidylyltransferase family protein — MDNLVDQKIIAVIPARGGSKRIPKKNIIEICGKPMLAWTIEAALQSKYIDEVLLSTDDEEIAEVGRKFGAKVPFLRDTNADDHSPISLATIRAVSQWEEGGHGEPEIVIQLMANCPIRDSEDIDAAIENFVDKGIQYQISCFKYGWMNPWWAHKLESKGKATPVFKNEERIKRSQDQPDLYCPTGAIWIANRESLLHANSFYGPEYSFYPMHWIKAIDIDEYEDLEMAEYFLKLHEK, encoded by the coding sequence ATGGACAATTTGGTAGATCAAAAAATTATTGCAGTAATTCCTGCAAGAGGCGGTTCTAAAAGAATACCTAAAAAGAATATTATAGAAATTTGTGGAAAACCAATGCTAGCCTGGACAATAGAGGCTGCACTCCAATCTAAATATATCGATGAGGTTTTATTGAGTACAGATGATGAAGAGATTGCAGAAGTAGGACGAAAATTTGGTGCTAAAGTACCATTTTTACGCGATACGAATGCAGATGATCATTCTCCTATAAGTTTAGCAACGATTAGGGCGGTAAGCCAGTGGGAGGAAGGTGGACATGGAGAACCGGAGATTGTCATTCAATTAATGGCCAATTGTCCAATCCGGGATTCTGAAGATATTGATGCAGCGATTGAAAATTTTGTCGACAAAGGTATTCAGTACCAGATTAGCTGTTTTAAATATGGATGGATGAATCCTTGGTGGGCTCATAAATTAGAGTCCAAAGGAAAAGCCACTCCAGTGTTTAAAAATGAAGAAAGGATAAAAAGATCTCAGGATCAACCAGACCTTTACTGTCCTACCGGTGCAATTTGGATAGCAAATAGAGAGAGTCTTCTTCATGCAAACAGTTTTTATGGTCCAGAATACAGCTTTTATCCCATGCACTGGATAAAGGCTATAGATATAGATGAATATGAAGATTTAGAAATGGCAGAATATTTTTTGAAACTTCATGAAAAATAG
- a CDS encoding aldo/keto reductase, with product MKLNEKVGLGTVQFGLPYGISNKAGQTDSIEVTKILKTAKTYKIQVLDSASAYGNSEDVLGQNDLSSFKMVSKFMPDSLEDISDQLETSLEKLGIQKLHGYLAHRPLNILENPAQWDKLLEFKSKSKVDKIGFSLNEPMELEQLIDKGYIPDLIQVPYNYFDRRFEPYIKDLKKEGCEIHTRSAFLQGLFFMNPNRLDDFFEEVKLPISQLQKKEFLNGALLKFAVQQPFIDRVIIGVETNKQLVENLTNLELASILPELQYKINENILIPSRWPKN from the coding sequence ATGAAGCTTAATGAAAAGGTAGGTTTAGGAACAGTTCAATTTGGTTTGCCTTATGGCATTTCGAATAAAGCAGGTCAAACCGATTCTATAGAAGTTACAAAGATTTTAAAAACGGCTAAAACTTATAAAATCCAGGTTTTAGATTCGGCAAGCGCTTATGGGAATTCAGAGGATGTCTTGGGACAAAATGATTTGTCTTCCTTTAAAATGGTATCCAAATTTATGCCAGATAGTTTGGAAGATATTTCCGACCAACTCGAGACCAGCTTAGAAAAGCTTGGTATTCAAAAGTTGCATGGTTATCTTGCTCACCGTCCTTTAAATATATTAGAGAACCCAGCGCAATGGGACAAATTGCTAGAGTTCAAAAGTAAATCTAAAGTAGATAAGATTGGTTTTTCCTTAAATGAACCTATGGAGCTGGAACAATTAATTGATAAGGGTTATATCCCAGATCTCATTCAGGTTCCTTATAATTATTTTGACAGAAGGTTTGAACCTTATATAAAAGATCTCAAAAAAGAGGGTTGTGAAATTCATACAAGATCAGCTTTTTTACAAGGTTTATTTTTCATGAACCCAAATAGATTAGATGATTTCTTTGAAGAAGTAAAATTGCCTATAAGTCAGTTGCAGAAAAAAGAGTTTTTAAATGGAGCCCTCTTAAAATTTGCCGTACAACAACCATTTATTGACAGGGTAATTATTGGTGTTGAAACTAACAAGCAGCTTGTAGAAAACCTTACTAATTTAGAATTAGCTTCAATACTTCCAGAGTTGCAATATAAGATAAACGAGAATATTTTAATTCCTTCACGATGGCCAAAAAATTAA
- a CDS encoding SDR family oxidoreductase: MKSILITGGSGKVGFQLVKHFLNNGFEVITTSTNRERFLDKKQPELSGYDLDNFKVIEVDFTKVDALNLIRTYIQSNKIILTHVIHNARSLGFLKLEEDKTISAENFSGELYMDVVFPYRLSMGLINNTSHKLENIIFISSMYGVVAPTPSLYDNFEESSAVHYGVSKAAQIHLTKELAVRLAPKIRVNCVSFGGIKGRTDENFENRYKNLTPLQRMLEEEDVVGPIDFLVSDNSTNMTGQNIKVDGGWTIW, encoded by the coding sequence ATGAAAAGTATTTTAATAACAGGGGGAAGTGGTAAAGTAGGATTTCAACTTGTAAAACACTTTTTGAATAATGGGTTTGAGGTAATAACCACCTCTACTAATAGAGAACGTTTTTTAGATAAAAAACAACCTGAGTTATCAGGCTATGATCTGGATAATTTTAAAGTGATTGAGGTGGACTTTACAAAGGTCGATGCCTTGAATTTAATTAGAACATATATTCAATCTAATAAAATAATCTTAACGCATGTCATCCATAATGCACGATCACTTGGCTTCTTAAAATTAGAAGAAGATAAAACTATTTCTGCGGAGAATTTTTCGGGAGAATTATATATGGATGTTGTTTTTCCATATCGACTATCTATGGGATTAATTAATAATACGTCTCATAAACTTGAAAATATAATTTTCATCTCATCAATGTATGGAGTAGTGGCACCCACTCCATCTTTGTATGATAACTTCGAAGAATCGTCTGCAGTTCATTACGGCGTTTCTAAAGCAGCCCAAATTCATTTAACTAAAGAACTGGCAGTTCGTTTAGCTCCTAAAATTAGAGTTAATTGCGTTAGTTTTGGAGGTATAAAAGGCAGAACAGATGAAAATTTTGAAAACCGCTATAAAAATTTAACGCCACTGCAAAGGATGCTAGAGGAAGAGGATGTAGTAGGACCGATTGATTTTCTGGTTTCTGATAATTCCACTAATATGACTGGGCAAAATATAAAAGTTGATGGAGGATGGACAATTTGGTAG
- a CDS encoding formyltransferase family protein, which produces MKNFIVLSEKNWHKEIYYKLITNFPDFNWTLIDDKNNFSYEELKKINPEKIFIPHWSYIIPAKIFENFECVVFHMTDLPYGRGGSPLQNLIIKGHTHTKISALRVEEGLDTGPVYLKKDLQLLGTAQEIFLRTTTIVEKMINEIIERDLIPKKQDGEIVEFKRRKPEQGDISKLQEILEIYDHIRMLDCDGYPLAFIESENFRFEFSRASLKSKKEIIADVRIIKK; this is translated from the coding sequence ATGAAAAATTTTATTGTTCTTTCTGAAAAAAACTGGCATAAAGAAATTTACTATAAACTCATAACTAATTTTCCTGACTTTAACTGGACTTTAATTGATGATAAAAATAACTTTTCTTACGAAGAGTTAAAAAAAATAAATCCTGAAAAAATTTTTATTCCGCATTGGTCCTATATTATTCCGGCTAAAATCTTTGAAAATTTTGAATGTGTAGTCTTTCATATGACCGATCTGCCTTATGGAAGAGGTGGAAGTCCTCTTCAGAATTTAATAATTAAAGGGCATACTCATACAAAAATTTCTGCCCTAAGGGTGGAAGAAGGCCTTGATACAGGTCCTGTATACTTGAAAAAGGATTTGCAATTATTAGGTACTGCTCAGGAAATCTTTTTAAGGACTACCACGATAGTGGAAAAAATGATTAATGAAATTATAGAGAGAGATTTAATTCCAAAGAAACAGGATGGAGAAATAGTGGAATTCAAACGACGTAAGCCCGAGCAGGGCGATATTAGCAAACTTCAAGAAATTTTGGAAATTTATGACCATATAAGAATGCTTGATTGTGATGGTTATCCTCTAGCATTCATAGAATCAGAAAATTTTCGTTTTGAATTTTCACGAGCTTCTTTGAAATCCAAAAAAGAAATAATAGCAGATGTTAGAATCATTAAGAAATAA
- a CDS encoding Gfo/Idh/MocA family oxidoreductase: protein MAKKLKLGVIGMSEGNGHPYSWSAIFNGYGEEDMRKCPFPAIPEYLSKQNFPEDSLGDFGEVTHIWTQEIATSKHIAAATNIKYIVENLENMVGAVDAVLLARDDAENHYSMALPFLKAGIPIFIDKPLALSVFEANKILNEQQFEDQVFTCSSIRFADELKLTEKEKDSIGEIVHVEAAIPKKWDTYAIHLIEPIVSRLPERGKLIDVNIIQKKHFINCMIEWENTTAYIKVTGDTLVPIKLSYYGSKGVIEKDFKDSFACFKNSLKKFVDVLSGKEKNIQRGETLEIIQILEKGRI from the coding sequence ATGGCCAAAAAATTAAAGTTAGGTGTTATTGGAATGAGTGAAGGGAACGGGCATCCCTACTCCTGGAGTGCTATTTTTAACGGCTATGGAGAAGAGGATATGCGAAAATGTCCATTTCCGGCTATACCAGAGTATCTTTCTAAGCAAAATTTTCCAGAGGATAGTTTGGGGGATTTCGGTGAAGTCACACATATATGGACTCAGGAGATTGCCACCTCAAAGCATATTGCAGCTGCTACTAATATTAAATACATAGTTGAAAATTTAGAAAACATGGTTGGTGCGGTAGATGCAGTTCTTCTGGCTAGGGATGATGCAGAAAATCATTACAGCATGGCACTTCCATTTTTGAAAGCTGGAATACCTATTTTTATCGATAAACCTTTGGCTTTATCTGTATTTGAAGCTAACAAGATTTTAAATGAACAGCAATTTGAAGATCAGGTTTTTACCTGTTCTTCAATACGTTTTGCTGATGAATTAAAGTTAACCGAGAAGGAAAAGGACAGTATTGGGGAAATAGTTCATGTAGAAGCAGCTATTCCAAAAAAATGGGATACGTATGCCATACATTTAATAGAACCGATTGTTTCCCGCCTTCCTGAGAGAGGTAAACTAATAGATGTTAATATCATTCAAAAAAAACATTTTATAAATTGTATGATTGAATGGGAAAATACTACAGCCTATATTAAAGTTACTGGGGATACTTTGGTGCCTATTAAATTATCTTATTACGGATCGAAGGGGGTAATAGAAAAGGATTTCAAGGATTCTTTCGCATGTTTCAAAAATTCTTTGAAAAAATTTGTGGATGTCCTAAGTGGAAAAGAAAAGAATATTCAAAGAGGAGAAACTTTGGAAATAATTCAAATTTTGGAAAAAGGTAGGATATGA